In Amycolatopsis coloradensis, one genomic interval encodes:
- a CDS encoding SGNH hydrolase domain-containing protein, translating to MAMVLAACGDNPDHPGAVARTTGFTYWGSADVKPVPSFVAVSEDWAGIDPARCGTSPRNADLEVCTSQTTGHPTRRIVVAGDSHAGQFLGALLPIAEKKNWEVTSILRGGCPFSTDSDAVPGDQSCIDWNTAVVDEIVTTRPDTVMKIGTGN from the coding sequence ATGGCCATGGTGCTCGCGGCGTGCGGTGACAATCCCGATCACCCCGGTGCCGTCGCGCGGACGACCGGGTTCACCTACTGGGGCTCGGCGGACGTGAAACCAGTGCCGTCGTTCGTCGCGGTGTCCGAAGACTGGGCGGGGATCGACCCGGCCCGGTGCGGAACCTCGCCGCGCAACGCCGATCTCGAAGTCTGTACGTCGCAGACCACGGGGCATCCCACTCGCCGGATCGTGGTCGCCGGCGACTCGCACGCCGGGCAGTTCCTCGGCGCCCTCCTCCCCATCGCCGAGAAGAAGAACTGGGAGGTCACGTCCATCCTCCGCGGCGGCTGCCCGTTCTCCACCGACTCCGACGCCGTACCGGGCGACCAGTCCTGCATCGACTGGAACACCGCCGTGGTGGACGAAATCGTCACCACCCGTCCCGACACGGTGATGAAGATCGGCACCGGGAACTAA